The window TACTAATCGCACCCGTTGAGCGGTGTACCAAACGAGCGATGGCACCTTCCTCAATGTCTTGAGCCAGTACAGTCGGAGCCAGCGTTGGTCTATCTTGAACAGGAGGCAAATTCGCGGGAATCGGGGCTTGTCCTCCAATTGCCATAGTCGTTGCTTCCAATGTGGCACCGAGAGCCGGGTCGTTGGCATTGGGGTCACGACCTGAAACAATGTTGACCTGCTGTACAGGGGGAGGTTGTACCTCCGGGCGACCGGCTTGAGCAATCTGCATTTTAAGCGCCGCTTCGTGTTCCGCTTCCTGTCTTGCGCTCAACCCTTCGACTTGACGAATCACCCCGCGAGTTTGAGGAAAGCTGATATCACTCACCCGCACATCTTCCAAGGCAAAGCCTAAGCCATAAGACACTTCCGAATGGTCGAGGCTGTATTGGCGGATTTGTGCTCGTCCTTGAGTGGTCAATTGTTGTACCGTAAGCTGACCAATGGCTACTCCTAGATTATCTTTGACGGCACTGGTGAGGGCTGCGATCGGGTCAGATAATTCCAGGGCAACCCGTTTGGCGTCCACCACCTGATACATTACATTTAGGGAAACATTAATCAAAAACTGGTCGCGAGAT of the Allocoleopsis franciscana PCC 7113 genome contains:
- a CDS encoding FHA domain-containing protein produces the protein MSSHSSPLIQTLNPERWVGLSMDFIGAGYTGLLVKNGRLMRTLKPGRHFSFALPLLEQCQLILVDSKVRNLEIVSHGDFLSRDQFLINVSLNVMYQVVDAKRVALELSDPIAALTSAVKDNLGVAIGQLTVQQLTTQGRAQIRQYSLDHSEVSYGLGFALEDVRVSDISFPQTRGVIRQVEGLSARQEAEHEAALKMQIAQAGRPEVQPPPVQQVNIVSGRDPNANDPALGATLEATTMAIGGQAPIPANLPPVQDRPTLAPTVLAQDIEEGAIARLVHRSTGAISILSTLPFTIGREPTNTLILEDVLCSRNHAQIVKQADAQGTVRYQLIDLGSSNGTFVGGQRLAPNQPFWLTPGNVIRIGTQEWRFEA